In the Nothobranchius furzeri strain GRZ-AD chromosome 15, NfurGRZ-RIMD1, whole genome shotgun sequence genome, one interval contains:
- the ccdc30 gene encoding coiled-coil domain-containing protein 30 isoform X1, which yields MDHEKVWMELDQISKRCQEDGLPLEASTEERQRHLWQQLLNSEAKLQSATEELLTLRTQQANEMKELESYVAHIRALLEERECLTAEYERDNEELRHELHQVKHQQEAQSKELAELLSQEDLGEIGLSSPSEQVAYLLVERATLLERLEAAERSLESQSLSGNPNDFDHQEHIRHMMGEDLRQRSEDVRRTVDAVAKQCSSQSPWKKLFGLRRSGQSKHNETPAHSEELSRERSERQRLERDLEEASGRLAMAHQDIRRLSDKLDEARNGNQDTNGSELKGTAKEVESSRKEVDELKIGDTMRLQRLDAENKTLGERVRLLESEKQNLLDQVLKNAAANQDLKDKSGEPQNGAPAFSVHGKDLSHKRCHEALEDGLVQVRELQRQLQRLRKEQEEVEERNEELEALLGEAQNTSKEERHRHDGEVEGLHRRIRSLEAELKKQDSQENKLKNGEEVKPTDSYLQPHLRDCAQERMALLEARLTEEKDWRKQLELDLSAAQTALKKDKEALQIGERELKKLRLEVNGLQTECQQGKTLIKSLTQVKGEKAVLEEKVAQMERTNKRLQSELDRYKDSSQAQGDVRDNRLQVEQLQLQADRLTVELSSLQTTHNSLRDEMTSERLRSAELQAELSSAVQEKLAAKGERERLELEIQRLNKLLLWHQEQLSFAQEAQKHQKQGALHIGSRFSPEQSKENGLDQQELNHLQKKLEEERQKASNHQMALQAQVHEAQAHIRSQESFLSQKSEEAKQMKQDLQRAQSLFTSAERELRYEKEKNVDLKRHNTLLEQEKLKLCAEMKQVQTKLVQAEHKVQTQDAEGERQQQKIRELELELARSSTNHSATSSLQEELQAERAGLIAADKKVLELQQQLKNAQHLLRVEEARTSESSRLERDSRDLSDTLSALRAQQQEEHITRKLLEQREEELQQQVGSLRLKEASLSRTNTELSHRVQQLDARLSILEAELSKTREEAKNNLKSNQRLQEELVASQQECERLQEELQQVLLQLDSRLRKYNEKQSQHKSKLHQAKLVFLKATAQRDSTIQRLENDLALASSLSLKEKERVNTVMMENEKLLGEKRELLRRVSEAEETGSNGMRTASTLQHRVNGLEMENRQLQDRTMKLSNQVSSLERALRNVESFYSLEKKTKEQFFPPDGLSEGILQASTLSVTASSCDHVDILDAICRAKVSKHTDGTRASVSTYQMSEQGYLNLVSPMVTPTSPKGTEESPNE from the exons ATGGATCATGAAAAG GTTTGGATGGAGCTGGATCAGATTTCTAAGCGCTGTCAGGAGGACGGCTTACCTCTGGAGGCCAGCACGGAGGAGCGGCAGCGACACCTTTGGCAGCAGCTGCTCAACAGTGAGGCGAAGCTTCAGTCAGCCACCGAGGAGCTGCTGACCCTACGCACCCAGCAGGCCAACGAAATGAAGGAG CTGGAGAGCTATGTAGCTCACATCCGAGCGCTGTTGGAAGAGCGCGAGTGTCTGACGGCAGAGTATGAGAGGGACAACGAGGAGCTGCGACATGAACTTCACCAGGTCAAACACCAACAAG aGGCTCAGAGCAAGGAGCTGGCTGAGCTGTTGTCTCAGGAGGACCTGGGGGAGATCGGTCTGAGCAGCCCCAGCGAGCAGGTGGCCTACCTGCTGGTGGAGAGAGCCACGCTGCTGGAgaggctggaggctgctgagaggAGCCTGGAGAGCCAGAGTCTGTCTGGAAACCCCAACGACTTTGACCACCAG GAGCACATTCGCCACATGATGGGAGAGGATCTACGGCAGCGGAGTGAGGATGTGCGTCGAACCGTAGACGCCGTGGCAAAG CAGTGTTCGTCCCAGAGTCCGTGGAAGAAGCTGTTTGGCCTGCGCAGGTCTGGTCAGAGCAAACACAATGAGACTCCT GCCCACAGTGAGGAGCTTTCCAGGGAGCGGAGTGAGCGTCAGCGACTGGAGCGAGACCTGGAGGAGGCGTCCGGGAGGCTGGCAATGGCTCACCAGGACATCCGCAGGCTCTCGGACAAGCTGGACGAGGCCAGAAACGGCAATCAGGACACAAACG GATCGGAGCTTAAGGGAACAGCCAAAGAAGTAGAGAGCTCGAGGAAAGAAGTGGATGAACTGAAAATCGGCG ATACGATGAGGCTGCAGAGGCTGGATGCTGAGAACAAAACTCTCGGGGAGAGGGTGCGCCTCTTAGAGTCGGAGAAGCAGAATCTCCTggatcag GTGCTGAAGAACGCCGCCGCCAATCAAGATTTAAAGGACAAGAGCGGAGAACCACAAAACGGAGCTCCTGCTTTTTCAGTTCATGGAAAAGATCTGAGTCACAAACG GTGTCACGAGGCGCTGGAGGACGGACTTGTTCAGGTGAGAGAGCTGCAGCGGCAACTCCAGAGGCTACGCAAGGAgcaggaagaggtggaggagagaaaCGAAGAGCTGGAGGCCCTTCTGGGCGAGGCTCAGAACACCAGCAAGGAAGAGAGGCATCGTCACGATGGAGAAGTGGAGGGACTGCACAGAAGG ATCAGAAGCCTGGAGGCGGAGCTAAAAAAGCAGGACAGCCAAGAAAACAAGCTGAAGAATGGAGAGGAGGTCAAACCCACCGACTCCTACCTACAGCCG CACCTGAGGGACTGCGCCCAGGAGAGGATGGCTCTGCTCGAGGCCCGTCTGACCGAGGAGAAGGACTGGAGGAAACAGCTGGAGCTGGATCTCAGCGCTGCCCAAACTGCACTAAAAaaagacaaagag GCTTTGCAGATAGGCGAGCGGGAGCTGAAGAAGCTGAGACTGGAGGTCAACGGGCTTCAGACGGAGTGCCAGCAGGGGAAAACACTCATCAAAAGTCTCACCCAAGTAAAAGGGGAAAAGGCAGTTCTGGAAGAAAAG GTGGCCCAGATGGAGCGCACCAACAAGAGGCTTCAGAGTGAGCTGGACCGCTACAAGGACAGCAGCCAGGCTCAGGGGGACGTTAGGGACAACAGGCTGCAGGTTGAGCAGCTCCAGCTGCAGGCTGACCGCCTGACTgttgagctcagcagcctccagacgaCGCACAACTCTCTAAG AGATGAGATGACGTCTGAGCGATTGAGGAGCGCTGAGCTTCAAGCCGagctgagctctgctgttcagGAGAAGCTAGCGGCCAAAGGGGAACGAGAGAGACTGGAGCTGGAGATCCAGCGCCTCAATAAGCTGCTTTTAtggcatcaagagcagctgtcctTTGCACAGGAAGCACAGAAGCACCAGAAGCAGGGAGCTCTTCATATAGGATCCAGGTTTAGTCCTGAGCAGAGCAAGGAAAACGGTTTGGACCAG CAGGAGCTGAATCATCTTCAGAagaagctggaggaggagcggCAGAAAGCCTCTAATCACCAAATGGCTCTTCAGGCTCAGGTTCACGAGGCCCAGGCGCACATCAGG TCCCAGGAGTCATTCCTGAGTCAGAAGTCAGAGGAGGCCAAACAGATGAAGCAGGACCTGCAGAGGGCCCAGAGCCTGTTCACCTCAGCTGAGAGGGAGCTACGCTACGAGAAGGAGAAGAACGTGGATTTGAAGAGACACAACACTCTACTGGAGCAGGAAAAGCTCAAA CTTTGTGCAGAAATGAAGCAGGTCCAGACCAAGCTGGTCCAGGCGGAGCACAAAGTCCAAACCCAAGATGCAGAGGGCGAACGGCAGCAGCAGAAAATcagagagctggagctggagctggcGCGTAGCAGCACCAACCACAGCGCCACCAGCAGCCTGCAGGAGGAGCTACAGGCTGAGAGGGCTGGGCTCATCGCTGCTGACAAGAAG GTGTTGGAGCTGCAACAGCAGCTGAAGAACGCCCAGCACCTGCTGCGTGTGGAGGAAGCTCGCACCAGTGAGAGCAGCCGCCTGGAGAGGGACAGCAGGGATCTGTCTGACACCTTATCAGCTCTGagagcccagcagcaggaggagcaCATCACCAG GAAGCTGCTGGAGCAGCGGGAGGAGGAGCTACAGCAGCAGGTAGGCTCTCTGAGGCTGAAGGAGGCCTCGCTGAGTCGGACAAACACAGAGCTGAGCCACCGCGTCCAGCAGCTGGACGCCCGTCTGTCCATCCTGGAGGCCGAGCTTAGCAAGACGAGAGAGGAG GCTAAAAACAATCTGAAGTCAAACCAGCGTCTGCAGGAGGAGctggtggccagtcagcaggagtgTGAaaggctgcaggaggagctgcagcaggttctgctccagctagatTCACGGCTCAG GAAGTACAATGAGAAGCAAAGCCAGCACAAGAGCAAGCTCCATCAGGCCAAGCTGGTGTTCCTAAAAGCAACGGCGCAGAGAGACTCCACCATCCAGAGACTGGAGAACGACCTGGCACTGGCGTCCAGTCTCTCACTCAAG GAGAAGGAGCGAGTCAACACGGTGATGATGGAGAACGAGAAGCTTCTGGGGGAGAAAAGGGAGCTGCTGAGGAGGGTGAGCGAGGCGGAGGAAACGGGCAGCAATGGCATGAGGACGGCCTCGACGCTTCAACACAG GGTTAATGGGTTAGAAATGGAAAACCGACAACTGCAGGACAGAACCATGAAGCTCTCCAACCAAGTCAGTTCCTTAGAGCGAGCGCTGAGGAACGTGGAGTCGTTCTACTCACTGGAG aaaaaaacaaaagaacaGTTTTTCCCACCCGATGGACTCTCGGAGGGAATCTTGCAGGCGTCCACTCTGAG TGTGACCGCGAGTTCCTGCGACCACGTAGACATCCTGGATGCAATCTGTCGTGCAAAGGTGAGCAAGCACACGGACGGCACGAGGGCATCAGTCTCAACATACCAGATGTCTGAGCAGGGATACCTGAATCTTGTATCCCCAATGGTTACTCCAACTTCCCCAAAAGGTACAGAGGAGAGCCCTAATGAGTGA